The DNA sequence TCCACAAGGTACCTGCTACCTCCACAGGTACCGGGCACCTAAGCCCATCAAGCTTGTTTGATTTACTAGGCTTAAAATCTATTATTTGTACGTATTTAGTGGATTTTTAACACATACACAGGTTATGAGCCAAAGCTATTGGATTCAGATGAACCAATAACTTGTGCACTAAGTCGCCCCTTAAATAAAAGGGCTTACACGTGCACTATGCACCTACTGCAAGAGAGGGGGAGACTTGATTAGATTATCAAAAGCAAGAGTAAAAACCTGTAAATTGAACCATCAGAAGCAGCACTAAGGCACACCCTCTCGTTCTCAAAGCAGCAATCGAGGAGAGAAGCTTTCCCAGGAGATTCCATTCGAAGCTTAGAGCTATGTACATCGTACAATCGAAGACTCTGCAAAATCCAATTTTTGTGTTACATGTAAATGAACTAGAATTTAAAGATAGTAGAAGATGTAGAAACCCCTAAACTACTAATTTAtctaaatacaaaaaaaaaaagagtattaaTATTAAAAAACCCAAACGGAGGGAAAGGAAATGAGGATTATATAGCCGAACCCAACTAGTTTAAAATTGAGGCAAATTTTAATACTGTATCCAAATGAGCTTAAATCATACATACAAACACAGAATACAGAGAGGAAGGGGGTTTTACACTTACAGAATCCCAAGAAGAAATGAGCAGGTTGTTGGAATGTGGACCGAATCGGATCCTTGAAATTGCGTCCCGAATTGGATCCTCCAAATTCAAAGAAATAGTATTCATTTTGAATTGAAACGATGAAACAGCAACTATGTTTTGAAAAGTTCGAGCCCTAAAATGAGTGTCCTTTGGACAGCTTGAAATTTTCCCGCCTAATTACTTTAACAAATTTTCGTTTTGCTTTTCCCATTTTATGTAATGTTATGTTTGCAGCTGATCGGAAGGAGTAATTAGGAAATGGGGAAATGGGATTTGGCTAGTTGAGGTTATATGTGCGTATTTACATATAATTTTATCCATTATTTCATAATTTAActtaaaataaagaatttaaaatttaaaatacattTTAGATGAGTATTTCAAGTTAGCTAGTACGCTCTCTGTCTCATTTATGCAATGCTACTTTGGAAGGTAAACTTTATCAATTATCTCATCAAAGATGAGGCATAAgagataaattatttttaaatataaaaagatattattttttgaaataaatttaaaaaaaagtgTAATGCATAATTTTGAAACAAACTGAGTAATTGTTTTCACTCACAAACTGACATTTTCCTTGTAAAATTTATGTCAAAACGCAATTTGACTATGTTAAGTTTCATTTATCTTAATGCTACAAGCCCAAACGTTGCCTAATAGCTTGTTTCTCGATTAAATACCATAACACTATCTAGTTTTCTTTTTATATATGGAAACCAGGTGAGAAAACCTTGAAGACGTTATGCAcctaataattattttatggaaTGTTTCTTCAAACCATATGAGATTTTGTCCTTCTATAATCTCTATTACATTCTCCAATATAAACAAGAATCAAATACTTGAGCACTGGTACATGGAGGAACAGAATTGTTACAGGTGTTGCTCAGATTAAAACCATAGCTAGAAAATTCATCAATGATCAAACACTTCCAAATGAGATTTTCAGATATTTACAGCACTCTAAGTTGATTGACAGTATATTTGAAGGACCACCTACTAGTATGTTTACAAAGGGAAAAATTATTAATGCCAGAAAAACAAGACATTACTATCCTCTTCCTGTTAGGCAAAGGATATGACCAGGTTTCACAAATCAAAGTCCTTGAACTTCTCATTTGGAATATAGAAGTCAAACTTCACATCAACTGAACCAGAACTATCTCCAGTGTCTTTGTACTCGACATTAGTTATCGTTCCAGTTGGATCCTCTTCTTGGTATTCTGATTTTACTCGTCTGACTGGCACTGTGACAGAGTAAATTGTCCCTAGATCTGGATCCGTTGAGACACTCAACTGTACTTTATCCTGTGATTCTATTTCCACAAAATCAGAGAGAGCGCTAACGACGTTGCTTACAATCTTCTGTTTTGCCTCATCGCTGACAGCGCATCTATCAGAGAAGAGAATCATCTTTAGGCGTTGCTTAGCAATATTAGCAGCACTAGAATTACTTGCCGAAGGGGATGGTGGAAACATTATCTTCCAAGCCAAGTTTAGGCGCTCAAAAAAGCTCATGTTGATAGCATTGAGGAGTAAATTATCAAATTCCTGGCTGATGGAACTTGTCGATAGTTTATATTCTCCAAGGATCCCAAAAGGTCGCCTTGCTTGGCACCGCAAGCTATGGCCATCAGATGCTACACGAGACCATCTAGGCAAGACATCAGTAGCACTTGATCCACCGTTAAGAAAAGCACTAAAATCTACCTGCAATGTGCAAGAAATTATCTTTTAGGGTGGTAATGATACAAACATTGGGAGAACATGAACACAAAATTTAGATACATTTTAGGAAATTGTTTTAGAAGATA is a window from the Nicotiana tomentosiformis chromosome 10, ASM39032v3, whole genome shotgun sequence genome containing:
- the LOC104088413 gene encoding cell division topological specificity factor homolog, chloroplastic, with translation MALSGDLRVSATLVPYPKNPLRTSLPPSKVDFSAFLNGGSSATDVLPRWSRVASDGHSLRCQARRPFGILGEYKLSTSSISQEFDNLLLNAINMSFFERLNLAWKIMFPPSPSASNSSAANIAKQRLKMILFSDRCAVSDEAKQKIVSNVVSALSDFVEIESQDKVQLSVSTDPDLGTIYSVTVPVRRVKSEYQEEDPTGTITNVEYKDTGDSSGSVDVKFDFYIPNEKFKDFDL